The proteins below come from a single Streptococcus canis genomic window:
- the aroC gene encoding chorismate synthase: MRYLTAGESHGPSLTAIIEGIPAGLSLCPADIDHELQRRQGGYGRGARMSIETDRVQISSGVRHGKTTGAPITLTVINKDHQKWMDVMAVEAVEAGLKGKRRVKHPRPGHADLVGGIKYHFDDLRNALERSSARETTMRVAVGAIAKRLLAELGVEMFNHILVFGGIAISSPEGMSLAEMRETARHSDLSIINPYQEEEIKAHIDAIKKEGDTIGGIIETIVQGVPAGLGSYVQWDRKLDAKLAQAVLSINAFKGVEFGVGFDMGFQKGSQVMDEIIWDSVQGYGRQTNHLGGFEGGMTNGQPLMIKGVMKPIPTLYKPLMSVDIDSHEPYKATVERSDPTALPAAGVIMENVVATVLAQEILDTFSSDTMLDLQQAFTDYCAYVKQF, encoded by the coding sequence ATGCGCTATTTGACAGCAGGGGAATCTCATGGCCCCTCCTTAACAGCTATTATTGAAGGCATACCAGCAGGATTAAGTCTCTGTCCGGCGGATATTGATCACGAGTTACAGCGACGTCAGGGAGGCTATGGCCGAGGTGCCAGAATGTCTATTGAGACTGATCGGGTTCAAATATCCTCAGGAGTTCGTCATGGCAAAACAACAGGGGCACCTATTACCTTAACGGTAATTAATAAGGATCATCAAAAATGGATGGATGTTATGGCTGTTGAGGCTGTTGAGGCTGGTTTAAAAGGCAAGCGGCGCGTTAAACACCCTAGACCAGGGCATGCAGATTTGGTTGGGGGCATCAAGTACCATTTTGACGATTTAAGAAATGCTTTGGAGCGTTCCTCTGCCAGAGAAACAACCATGCGAGTGGCTGTAGGAGCTATCGCGAAGCGCTTATTGGCTGAGTTAGGTGTTGAGATGTTCAACCATATTTTGGTATTTGGAGGGATTGCTATTTCTAGTCCTGAGGGGATGTCTCTGGCGGAAATGCGGGAAACAGCACGCCATTCGGACTTGTCTATCATCAACCCTTATCAAGAAGAAGAAATCAAAGCCCATATTGATGCCATCAAAAAAGAAGGAGATACTATCGGTGGTATTATTGAAACAATAGTGCAAGGGGTGCCAGCGGGACTTGGTTCCTATGTCCAATGGGACAGAAAATTAGATGCTAAGTTAGCGCAAGCAGTTCTATCCATTAATGCCTTTAAAGGAGTTGAATTTGGGGTTGGCTTTGATATGGGATTCCAAAAGGGATCTCAGGTTATGGATGAAATCATCTGGGACTCTGTTCAGGGTTATGGCCGTCAGACAAACCACTTAGGTGGTTTTGAGGGAGGAATGACAAATGGGCAGCCCCTTATGATTAAAGGGGTCATGAAGCCTATTCCAACCCTGTACAAACCTCTAATGTCAGTCGATATTGATAGTCATGAACCTTATAAGGCTACAGTAGAGCGGTCTGATCCGACAGCTCTACCAGCTGCTGGTGTCATTATGGAAAATGTGGTAGCGACGGTGCTGGCCCAAGAGATTTTAGATACCTTCTCTTCTGATACCATGCTTGATTTACAACAAGCTTTTACAGACTATTGTGCCTATGTCAAGCAATTTTAG
- the aroD gene encoding type I 3-dehydroquinate dehydratase, producing MRIVAPVMPRNFDEAQAIDVSKYEDVNLIEWRADFLPKEDIVSVAPAIFEKFAGREIIFTLRTDQEGGHITLSDQEYVDLIKEINAIYNPDYIDFEYFSHKTVFHEMLDFPNLVLSYHNFEETPENLMEAFSEMTKLAPRVVKIAVMPQSKQDVLDLMNYTRGFKTLNPEQEFATMSMGKLGRLSRLAGDVVGSSWTFVSLDQASAPGQITLSDMKRVIEVLEADTSH from the coding sequence ATGAGAATTGTAGCACCAGTCATGCCAAGAAATTTTGACGAGGCTCAAGCCATTGATGTTTCCAAGTATGAAGACGTCAATTTAATTGAATGGCGAGCGGACTTTCTTCCTAAGGAAGACATTGTCTCAGTAGCGCCAGCTATTTTTGAAAAATTTGCTGGCAGAGAAATTATCTTTACCCTTCGCACAGACCAAGAAGGGGGACATATTACCCTTTCGGATCAGGAATATGTTGATTTAATCAAAGAAATCAATGCCATTTATAATCCTGACTATATTGATTTTGAATATTTCAGTCATAAGACCGTCTTCCATGAAATGCTTGATTTTCCAAATCTTGTCTTGTCTTATCATAATTTTGAGGAGACTCCTGAAAATTTAATGGAAGCCTTCTCCGAAATGACCAAGTTGGCACCGCGAGTGGTTAAAATCGCTGTGATGCCCCAGAGCAAACAAGATGTTCTAGATTTGATGAACTATACCAGAGGTTTTAAGACGCTCAATCCTGAACAAGAATTTGCGACCATGTCTATGGGAAAGCTTGGTAGGTTATCACGTTTAGCAGGGGATGTGGTTGGGTCTTCTTGGACTTTTGTTTCACTTGATCAAGCTAGTGCACCCGGTCAGATTACCCTTAGTGATATGAAACGTGTGATTGAAGTATTAGAAGCAGATACTTCCCATTAA
- a CDS encoding class I SAM-dependent rRNA methyltransferase, whose product MDKLYIDSFVAKKLTAGVQLLDERDFPGIKEKNQLVQLITKSNRFIGTAYISKQNKGIGWYLGPDVVTLSVPYFVNLFTVAKAKRHDFAQSDMTNAYRLFNQEGDDFGGVTVDLYKDFALFSWYNAFVYDKKEMIMEAFQQVFPEVKGAYEKCRFKGPAVESAHLYGEQAQETFSILENGVAYQVFLNDGLMTGIFLDQHDVRRALVDGLALGKSLLNMFSYTAAFSVAAAIGGAIETTSVDLAKRSRELSLAHFEQNRLDLASHHFVVMDVFEYFKYAKRKKLTFDVIVIDPPSFARNKKQTFSVSKDYHKLITEALDILNPKGTIIASTNAANMTVSQFKKQIIKGFGSRRPESMTLQQLPSDFTINKADERSNYLKVFTIKVRE is encoded by the coding sequence ATGGATAAACTCTATATTGATTCTTTTGTCGCAAAGAAGTTAACAGCAGGGGTACAATTATTAGATGAAAGAGATTTTCCTGGTATAAAGGAAAAGAATCAATTGGTTCAACTGATAACCAAATCCAATCGTTTCATTGGAACCGCTTATATTTCTAAGCAAAATAAAGGGATTGGTTGGTATCTAGGACCTGACGTGGTCACTTTATCTGTGCCTTATTTTGTCAACTTATTCACAGTTGCCAAGGCTAAAAGACATGATTTTGCTCAGTCAGATATGACCAATGCTTATCGCCTTTTTAATCAAGAAGGGGATGATTTTGGAGGGGTAACGGTTGACCTTTATAAAGATTTTGCACTCTTTTCATGGTACAATGCTTTTGTCTATGACAAAAAAGAAATGATTATGGAGGCCTTTCAACAGGTTTTTCCTGAGGTCAAAGGAGCCTATGAAAAGTGTCGATTTAAAGGCCCAGCTGTTGAATCCGCTCATTTGTATGGTGAGCAGGCACAAGAAACTTTTTCGATTTTGGAAAATGGTGTGGCCTATCAAGTTTTCTTGAATGATGGTTTAATGACAGGTATTTTCCTAGACCAACATGATGTTAGAAGAGCGCTAGTAGATGGTTTAGCTTTGGGCAAGTCCCTTCTAAACATGTTTTCCTATACAGCTGCCTTTTCTGTGGCTGCTGCTATAGGTGGTGCCATCGAAACCACTTCTGTGGACTTGGCTAAACGCTCAAGGGAATTGTCGCTAGCTCATTTCGAGCAGAACCGGCTAGACTTAGCCTCACATCATTTTGTGGTGATGGATGTTTTTGAATACTTCAAATACGCTAAGCGGAAAAAGTTAACCTTTGATGTGATTGTGATTGACCCACCCAGCTTTGCTAGAAATAAAAAACAAACCTTCTCTGTGAGCAAGGATTACCACAAATTAATCACAGAGGCCTTGGACATATTGAATCCTAAGGGAACTATTATCGCTTCAACAAATGCTGCTAATATGACTGTTAGCCAGTTCAAAAAGCAAATTATCAAGGGATTTGGAAGTCGTCGTCCTGAGTCTATGACTCTCCAGCAGCTTCCGAGTGACTTTACTATTAATAAAGCAGATGAAAGAAGTAATTATTTAAAGGTATTTACTATAAAGGTACGAGAATGA
- a CDS encoding LTA synthase family protein: protein MKTFKPFIIGFINTRLGFIITLLVCYWLKTLWAYHTDFSLDLGNLYQIFLTIINPIPLALLLLGFALYIKNTRVFYISSWVVYIILNLLLISNAIYYREFSDFITVSAMLASSKVSAGLGDSALNLLRIWDIVYILDFIILISMTITKKIKKDYRPFNKRAAFAVTALSSLLLSVNLFLAEIDRPELLTRGFSNTYIVRALGLPAFTLYSGNQTYQAQKERNGATAEELVDVKSYVKEHYAAPDPQYFGIGKGKNVIVIHLESFQQFLIDYKLKDGDKEYEVTPFINSLYHSKSTLAFSNFFHQVKAGKTSDAETMMENSLFGLNSGSFMVNYGGENTQFATPGILAQNGGYTSAVFHGNVGTFWNRNNAYKQWGYNYFFDSSYFSKQTDKNSFQYGLNDKYMFKDSIKYLEQMQQPFYTKFITVSNHYPYTSLKGESNEEGFPLAKTDDETINGYFATANYLDSALKSFFDYLKATGLYDNSIFVLYGDHYGISNSRNASLAPLLDKDSETWSEYDNAMLQRVPYMVHIPGYTNGGIKETFGGEIDALPTLLHILGIDTSNLVQLGQDLLSPQNSQIVAQRTSGTYMTPEYTNYSGRLYNTQTGLEITNPDEMTMAKTKEIRAAVARQLAASDAVQTGDLLRFDTDNGLKVIDPNQFIYTKQLKQMKDISAKLDSHSTSLYSKNGNKSTQKLFKAPSYLELNPKEAEKTETATPSEPKEEEGKNKH, encoded by the coding sequence GTGAAGACATTTAAACCATTTATCATAGGCTTTATCAATACAAGATTAGGATTTATTATTACACTACTCGTCTGCTATTGGCTAAAGACCCTATGGGCATATCATACAGACTTTTCGCTAGATTTGGGAAACTTATACCAGATCTTTCTAACTATTATCAACCCAATCCCATTAGCATTACTACTATTGGGATTTGCCCTTTATATTAAGAATACACGAGTCTTCTACATCAGCTCTTGGGTTGTTTATATTATCCTCAACCTGCTCTTAATCTCAAATGCTATTTATTACCGAGAATTTTCAGATTTTATCACGGTTAGTGCCATGCTAGCTAGTAGTAAGGTTTCAGCTGGTTTAGGAGACTCTGCCTTAAACCTTCTACGTATTTGGGACATTGTCTACATTCTTGATTTTATTATTTTGATTAGCATGACTATCACTAAAAAGATCAAAAAAGACTATCGTCCTTTTAATAAGCGTGCAGCTTTTGCTGTCACAGCCCTTTCTAGCTTGCTCCTTTCGGTTAACCTCTTTTTAGCAGAAATTGATCGACCCGAACTACTAACACGTGGCTTTTCAAACACTTATATCGTGAGAGCCTTGGGCTTACCTGCCTTTACATTATACAGTGGTAATCAAACCTATCAAGCTCAAAAAGAACGAAATGGAGCTACTGCAGAAGAATTGGTTGATGTTAAATCATACGTTAAAGAACATTATGCCGCTCCTGATCCTCAATATTTTGGAATTGGAAAAGGTAAAAATGTTATTGTTATCCACTTGGAAAGTTTCCAACAATTCCTTATCGACTACAAATTAAAAGATGGCGATAAAGAATACGAAGTTACACCCTTCATCAACTCTCTCTACCACTCTAAGTCTACATTAGCCTTTTCAAACTTCTTCCACCAAGTCAAGGCAGGAAAAACATCCGACGCCGAAACCATGATGGAAAATTCTCTATTTGGCTTAAATAGCGGCTCGTTCATGGTTAACTATGGAGGAGAAAACACACAATTTGCTACTCCTGGTATTCTTGCTCAAAATGGAGGATACACCAGTGCTGTATTCCACGGGAACGTCGGAACCTTCTGGAACCGTAACAATGCTTACAAACAGTGGGGATACAATTACTTCTTTGATTCTAGCTACTTCTCAAAACAAACTGATAAAAACTCTTTCCAATATGGGTTAAATGATAAGTATATGTTTAAGGATTCCATTAAGTACCTTGAGCAAATGCAACAGCCTTTCTATACCAAATTTATTACCGTAAGTAATCACTACCCTTATACCAGTCTAAAAGGCGAAAGCAATGAAGAAGGTTTCCCATTAGCTAAAACAGATGACGAAACCATCAATGGCTATTTTGCTACGGCTAATTACTTAGATTCCGCCTTAAAATCCTTTTTTGATTATTTGAAGGCAACTGGCCTATATGACAACTCTATCTTTGTTTTATATGGCGACCATTATGGTATTTCCAATTCTCGTAATGCTAGCCTTGCACCTCTTCTTGATAAAGATTCTGAGACCTGGTCAGAATACGACAATGCTATGCTGCAGCGCGTTCCTTACATGGTTCATATCCCAGGTTATACGAATGGTGGTATTAAGGAAACCTTCGGAGGCGAAATTGATGCCCTACCTACCTTGCTGCACATCCTCGGTATTGATACTAGCAACCTTGTGCAACTTGGTCAAGACTTGTTATCACCACAAAACAGCCAGATTGTGGCTCAACGTACATCGGGCACCTATATGACACCAGAGTACACCAATTATAGTGGTCGCCTTTACAACACTCAAACAGGGTTAGAAATTACGAATCCTGATGAGATGACTATGGCTAAAACAAAAGAAATCCGTGCTGCTGTTGCTCGACAGTTAGCAGCCAGTGACGCTGTCCAAACAGGTGATCTCTTGCGCTTCGATACGGATAACGGTTTAAAAGTGATTGATCCTAATCAATTTATTTACACCAAACAACTAAAACAGATGAAAGATATTTCAGCTAAACTTGACTCTCATTCAACCAGTTTATATAGTAAAAACGGTAATAAATCAACACAAAAACTCTTTAAAGCACCTTCTTATTTGGAACTTAACCCTAAGGAAGCTGAAAAGACAGAGACCGCGACCCCTTCTGAGCCAAAAGAAGAGGAAGGTAAAAACAAACACTAA
- the rplT gene encoding 50S ribosomal protein L20: MARVKGGVVSRKRRKRILKLAKGYYGAKHILFRTAKEQVMNSYYYAYRDRRQKKRDFRKLWITRINAAARMNGLSYSQLMHGLKLAEIEVNRKMLADLAVNDAAAFTALADAAKAKLGK; encoded by the coding sequence ATGGCACGTGTTAAAGGTGGCGTTGTTTCACGCAAACGTCGTAAACGTATTTTAAAATTAGCTAAAGGTTACTATGGAGCAAAACACATCTTGTTCCGTACTGCAAAAGAGCAAGTGATGAACTCTTACTACTATGCATACCGTGACCGTCGTCAGAAAAAACGTGATTTCCGTAAATTATGGATCACTCGTATCAACGCGGCTGCGCGTATGAACGGTTTATCATACTCACAATTGATGCATGGTTTGAAACTTGCTGAAATCGAAGTAAACCGTAAAATGCTTGCTGATTTAGCAGTTAATGATGCAGCAGCTTTCACAGCTCTTGCTGATGCAGCTAAAGCAAAACTTGGCAAATAA
- the rpmI gene encoding 50S ribosomal protein L35, with protein MPKQKTHRASAKRFKRTGSGGLKRFRAFTSHRFHGKTKKQRRHLRKAGLVSSGDFKRIKAMVTGL; from the coding sequence ATGCCAAAACAAAAAACACACCGCGCATCAGCTAAACGTTTTAAACGTACAGGTTCAGGCGGTTTGAAACGCTTCCGTGCCTTCACATCACACCGTTTCCATGGAAAAACTAAAAAACAACGTCGTCATCTTCGTAAAGCTGGTTTGGTAAGCTCAGGAGATTTCAAACGTATCAAAGCAATGGTTACTGGCCTTTAA
- the infC gene encoding translation initiation factor IF-3: MKIIAKKDLFINDEIRVREVRLVGLEGEQLGIKPLSEAQSLADASNVDLVLIQPQAVPPVAKLMDYGKFKFEYQKKQKEQRKKQSVVTIKEVRLSPVIDKGDFETKLRNGRKFLEKGNKVKVSIRFKGRMITHKEIGAKVLADFAEATQDIAIIEQRAKMDGRQMFMQLAPISDKK, translated from the coding sequence GTGAAGATCATAGCTAAAAAGGATCTATTCATTAATGATGAAATTCGCGTTCGCGAAGTTCGTCTAGTTGGTCTTGAAGGTGAACAATTAGGTATTAAACCACTATCTGAAGCGCAATCATTGGCTGATGCTTCAAATGTTGACTTGGTTTTAATCCAGCCACAAGCTGTTCCTCCTGTTGCCAAACTTATGGACTATGGAAAGTTCAAATTTGAGTATCAAAAGAAACAGAAAGAACAACGCAAAAAACAAAGCGTTGTGACTATAAAAGAAGTTCGTCTCAGTCCAGTTATCGATAAAGGTGACTTTGAAACAAAACTTCGTAATGGTCGTAAGTTCCTTGAAAAAGGGAATAAAGTCAAGGTTTCTATTCGTTTCAAAGGACGTATGATTACTCATAAAGAGATTGGTGCCAAGGTACTAGCTGACTTTGCTGAAGCGACTCAAGATATTGCTATCATTGAGCAACGAGCAAAAATGGATGGACGCCAAATGTTTATGCAACTTGCACCCATTTCAGACAAGAAGTAA
- the cmk gene encoding (d)CMP kinase, which produces MKAIKIAIDGPASSGKSTVAKIIAKNLGYTYLDTGAMYRSATYIALTHGYSDKQVPLILEELAKHPISFHKAADGSQLVYLGNEDVSLAIRQNDVTNNVSWVSALPEIREELVQQQRRIAQEGGIIMDGRDIGTVVLPDAELKIFLVASVEERAERRYKENLEKGIETDFETLKEEIAARDYKDSHRKVSPLKAAEDALVFDTTGVSIEGVVQFIQEKAEKMVDLA; this is translated from the coding sequence ATGAAAGCAATTAAAATTGCGATTGATGGACCAGCTTCAAGTGGAAAAAGTACAGTAGCCAAGATTATTGCAAAAAATCTTGGCTACACTTATTTAGACACTGGTGCCATGTATCGCTCAGCAACTTATATCGCATTAACACATGGTTACTCGGATAAACAAGTCCCGCTTATTTTAGAAGAATTGGCTAAGCATCCTATTTCTTTTCACAAGGCAGCAGATGGCTCACAGTTGGTCTACCTTGGTAATGAGGATGTGAGCTTAGCCATTAGACAAAATGATGTCACCAACAATGTCTCATGGGTGTCAGCCTTACCAGAAATTCGAGAGGAATTGGTTCAACAACAAAGACGAATTGCCCAAGAAGGAGGCATTATCATGGATGGGCGTGACATCGGAACAGTTGTTCTCCCAGATGCGGAACTAAAAATCTTTTTAGTGGCTTCTGTGGAAGAGCGGGCAGAGCGCCGTTATAAGGAAAATCTAGAAAAAGGGATTGAAACGGATTTTGAGACGCTAAAAGAAGAGATAGCAGCTCGTGATTACAAGGATAGTCATCGCAAAGTTTCACCTTTAAAAGCAGCTGAAGATGCTCTTGTTTTTGACACAACTGGTGTCTCTATTGAGGGCGTTGTTCAATTTATCCAAGAAAAAGCAGAAAAAATGGTTGACTTGGCCTAG
- a CDS encoding SAG1386/EF1546 family surface-associated protein — protein MAKEPWEEKIVDDNKETRTRQSRSALISTPWLTALLSIFFVVIVAILFIFFYTSNSGSDKQAEITGFYGASTHKKVKKASSTKKTPSSSTTKETTASSEEPPASTEVASETITVLAGEGAASIAARAGISVEQLQALNPDHMTQGYWYANPGDQVIIK, from the coding sequence ATGGCCAAAGAACCATGGGAAGAAAAAATTGTCGATGACAACAAAGAAACAAGAACACGTCAATCAAGAAGCGCTCTCATTAGCACACCTTGGTTAACAGCTTTGTTAAGTATTTTCTTTGTCGTCATTGTTGCGATACTCTTTATTTTCTTCTATACATCAAACAGTGGTAGCGATAAACAGGCTGAAATAACTGGTTTTTATGGAGCTTCAACACATAAAAAGGTTAAAAAAGCATCTAGTACTAAGAAGACACCAAGTAGTTCAACAACTAAGGAAACAACAGCTTCTAGCGAAGAGCCACCTGCCTCAACAGAGGTGGCTAGTGAAACCATTACTGTATTGGCAGGAGAGGGAGCAGCCTCTATTGCAGCACGTGCGGGTATTTCTGTGGAACAGTTACAAGCACTTAATCCGGATCACATGACGCAAGGGTATTGGTATGCCAATCCAGGAGATCAAGTGATTATTAAATAA
- a CDS encoding ferredoxin, which translates to MKVSIIPEKCIACGLCQTYSSLFDYHDDGIVTFSNSLETSQTIDPSDKDTILAVKTCPTKALTLE; encoded by the coding sequence ATGAAAGTATCTATTATTCCAGAAAAATGTATTGCTTGCGGCCTGTGCCAGACCTATTCATCTCTCTTTGATTATCATGACGACGGTATCGTCACATTTTCAAACTCACTTGAAACAAGTCAAACCATTGATCCTTCTGACAAGGATACCATTTTAGCTGTCAAAACTTGCCCAACCAAAGCCCTTACCCTCGAGTAA
- a CDS encoding EbsA family protein: MIKIFGKIRYHWQPELSWSIIYWSIAFAPIFIGLSLLYERTEIPSRVFILFAIFAVLVGIGLHRYFIIENNGVLRIVSFKLFGPHKLMIENISKVEVTKSTLSLYVGEKSYLFYMRKWPKKYFLDALAVNPYFKGEVVLMDNLIKLDYFEAYQYDKKALTRG; encoded by the coding sequence ATGATTAAAATTTTTGGTAAAATAAGGTATCACTGGCAGCCAGAATTGTCTTGGTCCATTATCTACTGGTCCATTGCATTTGCACCTATTTTCATAGGATTGTCCTTATTATATGAACGCACAGAAATACCAAGTCGTGTCTTTATCTTATTTGCTATTTTTGCTGTCTTGGTCGGTATTGGTCTGCATCGCTATTTTATTATCGAAAATAATGGTGTTTTGAGGATTGTCTCCTTCAAATTATTTGGGCCTCACAAGTTAATGATTGAAAACATTAGTAAGGTAGAAGTTACCAAATCAACTCTTTCTCTATATGTTGGGGAAAAAAGTTACCTCTTTTACATGCGCAAATGGCCTAAGAAATATTTTCTTGATGCCTTAGCTGTCAATCCTTATTTTAAGGGAGAGGTTGTTTTGATGGATAACTTGATTAAGCTAGACTATTTTGAAGCTTACCAATATGATAAAAAAGCCCTTACTCGAGGGTAA
- the pepT gene encoding peptidase T: protein MKYENLLDRFIKYVKVNTRSNPDSETIPSTESQTAFALTLLKPEMEAVGLQDVHYNPANGYLIGTLPANNPALTRKIGFIAHIDTADFNAENVSPQVIDNYQGGNIPLGNSGYALIPEEFPNLNNYIGQTVITTDGTTLLGADDKSGIAEIMTAIEFLTSHPQIDHCDIKVAFGPDEEIGVGADKFDVTDFDVDFAYTIDGGPLGELQYETFSAASLEVTFLGRNVHPGTAKDQMINALQLAIDFHSQLPEEDRPEKTDGYQGFYHLMGLTGTVEEAHASYIIRDFEEASFEARKEKVRELAQTMNSQLGTERVLITLTDQYYNMKKVIEKDMTPVNLAKEVMEELYIKPVIEPIRGGTDGSKISFMGIPTPNIFAGGENMHGRFEFVSLQTMEQAVDVILGIVRKP from the coding sequence ATGAAGTATGAGAATTTGTTAGATCGATTTATTAAATATGTCAAAGTTAATACAAGAAGCAATCCAGACAGTGAGACTATTCCTAGTACTGAAAGTCAAACAGCATTTGCATTAACTCTTTTAAAGCCCGAAATGGAAGCCGTTGGTTTACAAGATGTTCATTATAATCCAGCTAACGGTTACCTTATTGGAACTCTGCCTGCCAACAATCCAGCCTTGACGCGTAAAATCGGGTTTATCGCCCACATAGATACAGCTGATTTTAATGCTGAAAATGTTAGCCCACAAGTCATTGACAATTATCAAGGTGGGAACATTCCTTTAGGAAATTCTGGTTATGCTTTAATTCCCGAAGAGTTTCCAAATCTTAACAATTACATCGGTCAAACAGTGATTACAACAGATGGCACAACGCTTTTAGGAGCAGATGACAAGTCTGGTATCGCTGAAATCATGACGGCGATCGAATTCTTAACCTCACATCCGCAGATAGACCATTGTGACATCAAGGTTGCTTTTGGTCCTGACGAAGAAATTGGAGTAGGGGCTGACAAGTTTGACGTTACGGACTTTGATGTGGATTTTGCCTATACGATCGATGGTGGGCCTCTTGGTGAACTGCAATACGAAACCTTTAGTGCTGCAAGTTTGGAAGTGACTTTCTTAGGAAGAAATGTTCATCCTGGAACAGCTAAAGATCAGATGATTAATGCTCTTCAATTAGCCATAGATTTTCATAGTCAGTTACCAGAGGAAGACCGACCTGAAAAAACAGATGGTTATCAAGGTTTCTATCACTTGATGGGATTGACTGGAACGGTTGAAGAGGCTCACGCGTCTTATATTATTCGTGATTTTGAGGAAGCATCATTTGAAGCCAGAAAAGAAAAGGTCAGAGAGTTAGCTCAAACCATGAATAGCCAATTGGGCACAGAGCGTGTTCTGATTACTCTTACTGATCAGTATTACAACATGAAAAAAGTCATTGAAAAAGACATGACACCTGTTAATTTAGCAAAAGAAGTAATGGAAGAGCTTTACATTAAACCTGTTATCGAACCTATTCGTGGTGGGACAGACGGCTCTAAAATTTCATTTATGGGTATTCCAACCCCCAACATTTTTGCTGGTGGTGAAAATATGCATGGTCGTTTTGAGTTTGTCAGCCTTCAGACAATGGAGCAGGCTGTTGATGTGATTCTTGGTATTGTGCGCAAGCCTTAA
- a CDS encoding N-acetylmuramoyl-L-alanine amidase, translated as MVCLGISVLREATAPAVLLELGYMSNSKKSVVVHSSVYQEKLVRGIVSGIFFLLLSIFSLIN; from the coding sequence ATGGTGTGCTTAGGAATATCTGTCCTTAGAGAAGCGACGGCTCCAGCAGTTTTGCTGGAACTTGGCTACATGTCTAATTCGAAAAAATCTGTTGTGGTTCATTCCAGTGTCTATCAAGAAAAGCTAGTACGAGGAATTGTTTCAGGTATTTTTTTCTTATTATTATCAATTTTTAGTTTAATCAACTAA